In the genome of Variibacter gotjawalensis, one region contains:
- a CDS encoding NAD-dependent epimerase/dehydratase family protein has translation MRVLMTGAAGQIGRETRAQLKGRYELMRLTDIIDGEPAKAGEDFIRADLTDLAAMERMMAGIDCVVHLGGMSVEPKENQWEQVLSANIVGTHNVFEAARRANVGRVVFASSHHAVGYHRRAHVLDGSALPRPDSFYGVSKVTGEALGRLYADKFGMSVVSLRIGAFRPKPLDARHLSVWISPRDMVELIRCSIEAPKLHYVVAYGMSANTRAFWDNRDAYVLGYRPQDNAEDYAEEVLTKGEPELEGAKPFHGGWYCGWYLGPHGLMID, from the coding sequence ATGCGCGTATTGATGACTGGGGCGGCGGGGCAGATCGGGCGTGAGACGCGCGCGCAGCTTAAGGGCCGCTACGAACTCATGCGTCTCACCGACATCATCGACGGCGAACCGGCGAAAGCCGGCGAAGATTTCATTCGCGCGGATCTTACGGATCTTGCCGCGATGGAAAGGATGATGGCGGGGATCGACTGCGTCGTTCACCTCGGCGGGATGTCGGTCGAGCCGAAGGAGAACCAGTGGGAGCAGGTGCTCTCCGCGAATATCGTCGGCACGCATAACGTCTTCGAAGCCGCGCGCCGCGCTAACGTTGGCCGCGTCGTCTTTGCATCGAGCCACCACGCGGTCGGCTATCACCGCCGCGCGCATGTGCTCGACGGCAGTGCGCTGCCCCGCCCGGATAGTTTCTACGGCGTCAGCAAGGTCACGGGCGAGGCACTCGGCCGTCTTTACGCCGACAAGTTCGGTATGAGCGTCGTGAGCCTACGCATCGGCGCCTTTCGTCCGAAGCCGTTGGATGCGCGGCATCTCTCTGTGTGGATCAGTCCGCGCGACATGGTCGAGCTTATCCGCTGTTCGATCGAAGCGCCGAAGCTTCACTACGTCGTCGCTTACGGCATGTCGGCAAACACGCGTGCGTTCTGGGATAACCGTGACGCGTATGTGCTTGGCTATCGCCCGCAGGACAATGCGGAAGACTATGCCGAAGAGGTGTTGACGAAGGGCGAGCCCGAACTCGAAGGCGCTAAACCCTTCCACGGCGGTTGGTATTGCGGATGGTATCTCGGCCCGCATGGGCTGATGATCGATTGA
- a CDS encoding ABC transporter ATP-binding protein yields MGEVVLSQLVKSYPGGVTAVRSIDLKIPDGAFAVLVGPSGCGKSTTLRMIAGLEEISSGTISIGGRVVNKLPPKDRDIAMVFQNYALYQHMTVYDNLAFGLRNRGENEQAIAEKIAQAAGILSIEPLLKRRPKQLSGGQQQRVALGRCIVRHPQVFLFDEPLSNLDAKLRAHMRIELKRLRERVPVTSVYVTHDQVEAMTLGDLVVIMKDGLVQQVGTPLEVYNTPANLFVASFIGAPAMNILQGTVDASGETVNIEGFSLRVGEKNKAALRGFVGKPVTVGIRPEHIALGGNGNDVDGIVDVIEQLGSEMHLDMQIGKSHATVARVAPDAKIAVKQGARLSINPDAMHFFEPDTQNAIRITH; encoded by the coding sequence ATGGGCGAAGTTGTCCTCTCTCAGTTGGTCAAGAGCTACCCGGGCGGCGTCACCGCCGTGCGCAGCATTGATCTGAAGATCCCCGATGGTGCGTTCGCCGTGCTGGTCGGCCCGTCGGGCTGCGGCAAGTCGACGACACTCCGTATGATCGCGGGCCTCGAAGAGATCAGCTCAGGCACCATCAGCATCGGCGGCCGCGTCGTGAACAAGCTGCCGCCGAAAGATCGCGATATCGCGATGGTGTTTCAGAACTACGCGCTCTACCAGCACATGACGGTCTACGACAATCTGGCGTTCGGGCTGCGCAATCGTGGCGAGAACGAACAGGCCATCGCCGAGAAAATCGCGCAGGCCGCGGGAATTCTGAGCATCGAGCCGCTTTTGAAGCGGCGCCCAAAGCAACTTTCCGGCGGCCAGCAGCAACGCGTCGCGTTAGGTCGCTGCATCGTGCGCCATCCGCAGGTGTTCCTGTTCGACGAACCGCTGTCGAACCTCGACGCCAAGCTGCGCGCGCATATGCGCATCGAACTCAAGCGCCTGCGTGAGCGCGTGCCGGTAACTTCGGTCTACGTGACGCACGATCAGGTCGAAGCGATGACGCTCGGTGATCTCGTCGTCATCATGAAGGACGGTCTTGTGCAGCAGGTCGGCACGCCGCTCGAAGTCTACAACACGCCCGCAAACCTGTTCGTCGCCAGCTTTATCGGAGCGCCCGCGATGAACATCCTGCAGGGCACGGTGGACGCATCCGGCGAGACCGTGAACATCGAAGGTTTTTCGCTGCGCGTCGGCGAGAAGAACAAGGCCGCGCTGCGTGGTTTTGTCGGTAAGCCGGTGACGGTTGGTATTCGCCCGGAGCACATCGCGCTCGGCGGCAACGGTAACGATGTCGACGGCATCGTCGATGTGATCGAACAGCTCGGCTCCGAGATGCATCTCGATATGCAGATCGGCAAGTCGCACGCGACTGTCGCGCGCGTCGCGCCGGATGCAAAGATCGCCGTGAAACAGGGCGCGCGCCTCTCGATCAATCCGGATGCGATGCACTTCTTCGAACCGGACACACAGAACGCAATCCGCATCACGCACTAA
- a CDS encoding carbohydrate ABC transporter permease, with protein MSTQAINTPVAVQPDETGFFAMMAPGARRAFFYLVVIGVCFAIAFPVLWLILTSLRPASGMFYVHRGTEFTLENFVEVFANKTVLKAYLNSAIIATLATILSLGITVTSGYMLSRFKGPIATGWFSTIYLFRCVPYISWVLPLYLLTQSLGIYDTYLGLLLPHVAVHICFFSWLMKGFFDGIDPSMEYAALIDGCTRWGAFVRVALPSAIPGIAALAVLCWLWTWNEFLFALLLTSHNTPVLTVVMAQFVHELGIEWNLMSATAVMALGPALLITFFGQKYVISGLKI; from the coding sequence ATGAGCACGCAAGCCATCAATACGCCGGTCGCAGTCCAGCCGGACGAAACCGGCTTCTTCGCCATGATGGCGCCCGGCGCGCGCCGCGCGTTCTTCTATCTTGTCGTCATCGGCGTTTGCTTCGCGATCGCGTTTCCGGTGCTGTGGCTGATCCTGACATCGCTGCGTCCGGCATCGGGCATGTTCTACGTCCACCGCGGCACCGAATTCACGCTCGAGAATTTCGTCGAGGTGTTTGCCAATAAGACCGTGCTAAAGGCGTATCTCAACAGCGCGATCATCGCGACGTTGGCAACGATCCTGTCGCTCGGCATCACGGTGACGAGCGGCTACATGCTCTCGCGCTTCAAGGGGCCGATCGCGACTGGTTGGTTCTCGACGATCTATCTATTCCGCTGCGTACCTTACATCTCGTGGGTGCTGCCGCTGTATCTCCTGACGCAAAGCCTCGGCATCTACGACACGTATCTCGGTCTGCTGCTGCCGCATGTCGCAGTCCACATCTGCTTCTTCTCGTGGCTGATGAAGGGCTTCTTCGACGGCATCGATCCCTCGATGGAATACGCAGCGCTGATCGATGGATGCACGCGCTGGGGGGCATTTGTCCGCGTCGCGCTGCCGTCCGCGATCCCCGGCATCGCGGCGCTCGCCGTGCTGTGCTGGCTGTGGACCTGGAACGAGTTTCTGTTTGCGCTGCTGCTGACGAGCCATAACACACCTGTGCTCACCGTCGTGATGGCGCAGTTCGTCCATGAACTCGGCATCGAATGGAATTTGATGAGCGCGACCGCCGTGATGGCTCTCGGACCGGCGCTGCTGATCACGTTCTTCGGCCAGAAATACGTCATCAGCGGATTGAAGATCTGA
- a CDS encoding carbohydrate ABC transporter permease yields the protein MRRVFSFFGEKERFMLALIAPAAITMALFQVVPIVLGANASFRDWNLYDPKKTWVGLKHYIEVITDPAFFGLAIPNTLMFLVASVTLSLVFGLCLALMLNRTFFGQSIVRTVILLPLMVAPVIASIMMRWMFNDQFGIVNVVLEGLGFQPVAWLAYRWTSMMIIVLADVWLWTPWFAVLLLAGLQSLPKEPFEAAAIDAAGPWRVFRSLTLPMLRPVIVVCVVIRSIDAFRVFDQVWVISGGGPARQTEMFSIYAYVEAFQRMNFGKGSAAALVGGLVIVVFGVILYRILDRAVEVSK from the coding sequence ATGCGACGCGTATTCTCTTTCTTCGGCGAGAAAGAGAGATTCATGTTGGCGCTGATTGCGCCGGCCGCCATCACGATGGCGCTGTTCCAAGTGGTGCCGATCGTTCTCGGCGCCAACGCATCATTCCGCGATTGGAATCTCTACGATCCGAAGAAAACGTGGGTCGGCCTCAAGCACTACATCGAAGTCATCACGGACCCGGCTTTCTTCGGGCTCGCGATCCCCAACACGCTGATGTTCCTCGTTGCCAGCGTGACGCTCTCGCTCGTGTTTGGGCTTTGTCTTGCGCTGATGCTGAACCGGACTTTCTTCGGACAGTCCATCGTGCGCACCGTCATTCTGTTGCCGTTGATGGTTGCGCCGGTCATCGCGTCGATCATGATGCGCTGGATGTTCAACGATCAGTTCGGCATCGTGAATGTCGTACTCGAAGGTCTCGGCTTCCAGCCGGTCGCGTGGCTCGCGTATCGCTGGACCTCGATGATGATCATCGTGCTCGCCGACGTCTGGCTGTGGACGCCGTGGTTCGCCGTGCTGTTGCTGGCGGGACTGCAAAGCTTGCCAAAGGAGCCGTTCGAGGCTGCGGCGATCGATGCGGCGGGACCGTGGCGCGTATTCCGCTCGCTGACGCTGCCGATGCTGCGTCCCGTCATTGTGGTCTGCGTCGTCATCCGCTCGATCGACGCTTTTCGCGTCTTCGACCAAGTCTGGGTCATCTCAGGCGGCGGCCCTGCGCGGCAGACCGAGATGTTCAGCATCTACGCTTACGTCGAAGCATTTCAGCGCATGAACTTCGGCAAAGGCTCGGCGGCCGCGCTCGTTGGCGGCCTCGTCATCGTCGTGTTTGGCGTCATTCTCTATCGCATTCTGGATCGTGCCGTCGAGGTGTCGAAATGA
- a CDS encoding ABC transporter substrate-binding protein, whose translation MANWAGNLRTAAAAGVLSLVLGAGAASAAEIKIGYMKHPIQDASIAIMEKWAAKNGHTVVKIPMAYEIFMEKVTATLTSGGEQYDIIWHNDDWGQLWKNWLSTTDDVAGMNSIQKQTVDVAFLNDDGKPTVVPMAHTFGVFYYRTDLIDEKDLPKTWEELSTVSQKLQKDGKVKWGYVGSMAMNHSWFTWFWTNWTNNCDVLAPAYERDNKKLAPNGWKPMIAEKCSQQVVEYWWDAINKTKISPPAMISYTRNDANAIFQAGDAAFTVADLTLYGQFNDPKKSKVSGKINIGFLPLGPERKEPVAWNDIWGWAIPKGVPDARKQVAKQMLGAMLQDKEGQIELWKATGGPPPNQEVWKTLTETDPLFRRADEVVFKVKQVIAGAYYTPEWPAIHKAYNDGVVGALNGKREDIAKKLQEAAPLVNAAAAKTK comes from the coding sequence GTGGCGAACTGGGCCGGAAATTTACGTACTGCTGCTGCCGCAGGCGTCTTGAGCTTGGTGCTCGGTGCCGGCGCCGCTTCTGCGGCTGAAATCAAGATCGGGTACATGAAGCACCCGATCCAAGATGCTTCGATCGCCATTATGGAAAAGTGGGCCGCCAAGAACGGCCACACCGTCGTGAAGATTCCGATGGCCTACGAAATCTTCATGGAGAAGGTCACGGCGACGCTGACTTCGGGCGGCGAGCAATACGACATCATCTGGCACAACGACGACTGGGGCCAGCTGTGGAAGAATTGGCTTTCGACGACGGACGACGTCGCCGGCATGAATTCGATCCAGAAGCAGACGGTCGACGTCGCGTTCCTCAACGACGACGGCAAGCCGACGGTCGTGCCGATGGCGCACACCTTCGGTGTCTTCTATTACCGCACCGATTTGATCGACGAAAAGGATCTCCCGAAGACGTGGGAAGAGCTTTCGACCGTCTCGCAGAAGCTGCAGAAGGACGGCAAGGTGAAGTGGGGCTACGTCGGCTCGATGGCGATGAACCACAGCTGGTTCACCTGGTTCTGGACCAACTGGACGAATAACTGCGACGTGCTCGCGCCGGCTTACGAGCGCGATAACAAAAAGCTCGCGCCCAACGGTTGGAAGCCGATGATTGCCGAGAAGTGCTCGCAGCAGGTCGTCGAATATTGGTGGGACGCGATCAATAAAACGAAGATCAGCCCGCCCGCGATGATCTCGTATACGCGCAACGATGCGAACGCGATCTTCCAGGCCGGCGACGCGGCCTTCACGGTCGCCGACCTCACGCTCTACGGCCAATTCAACGATCCGAAGAAGTCGAAGGTTTCCGGCAAGATCAACATCGGCTTCCTGCCGCTCGGTCCGGAACGCAAAGAGCCGGTCGCATGGAACGACATCTGGGGCTGGGCGATCCCGAAGGGCGTGCCGGATGCGCGTAAGCAGGTCGCCAAGCAGATGCTCGGCGCGATGCTGCAGGACAAGGAAGGTCAGATCGAACTCTGGAAGGCCACCGGCGGTCCGCCGCCGAACCAGGAAGTCTGGAAGACGCTGACGGAGACCGATCCGCTGTTCCGCCGCGCCGACGAAGTTGTCTTCAAGGTGAAGCAGGTGATCGCTGGCGCTTACTACACGCCGGAATGGCCTGCAATCCACAAGGCCTACAACGACGGCGTTGTCGGCGCGCTTAACGGCAAGCGCGAAGATATCGCGAAGAAGCTGCAGGAAGCGGCTCCGCTGGTGAACGCGGCTGCCGCGAAGACGAAGTGA
- a CDS encoding molybdate ABC transporter substrate-binding protein, whose product MTQGARTLSIMSGLAVEAALKQTVFPAFSAASEIVPQPIFEPTTVLMRRINEGERADVIIAIDYAMDELAEKKIIRTETRVPIARAILGIGVKKGAPRPDISTVEKFKAALVNARGVAYSRGGASGIYFTGLLEKLGISDEVSKRAVTIPAGFTATKVASGEADLAIQQISELLAVDGIDIAGAFPDELQTSTDFYGAVFTDSANSDGAAEFLKHATSSSAVAAYERTGLISLVTPNAA is encoded by the coding sequence ATGACCCAAGGCGCTCGCACACTATCGATCATGAGCGGCTTGGCCGTCGAAGCTGCCCTCAAACAAACGGTGTTTCCGGCCTTCTCCGCCGCGTCCGAAATCGTGCCGCAGCCGATCTTCGAGCCGACGACCGTTCTCATGCGCCGCATCAACGAAGGCGAGCGCGCCGACGTCATCATCGCGATCGACTATGCGATGGACGAGCTCGCCGAAAAGAAAATCATCCGCACCGAGACGCGCGTGCCGATCGCCCGTGCGATCCTTGGCATTGGCGTCAAGAAAGGCGCGCCCCGCCCCGACATCTCGACTGTCGAGAAATTCAAAGCGGCGCTCGTCAACGCACGCGGCGTTGCTTATTCGCGCGGCGGCGCCAGCGGCATCTACTTCACGGGACTTCTGGAAAAGCTCGGCATTTCCGACGAGGTGAGCAAGCGCGCCGTCACGATTCCCGCCGGCTTCACGGCGACGAAAGTCGCGAGCGGCGAAGCGGACCTTGCGATCCAACAGATCAGCGAACTCTTGGCCGTCGACGGCATCGACATCGCCGGCGCCTTCCCTGATGAGCTGCAAACCTCGACGGATTTCTACGGCGCGGTTTTCACCGATAGCGCCAACTCCGATGGTGCAGCCGAATTCCTCAAGCACGCGACATCAAGTTCCGCAGTAGCGGCCTATGAGCGAACCGGCCTGATTTCGCTGGTCACGCCGAACGCCGCGTAA
- a CDS encoding aspartate/glutamate racemase family protein, with protein MPSPRIVLLHATPVAVDPIREAFARRWPEAETVNLLDDSLSVDRARESELTEKMIERFVAFGRYAHRIGADGILITCSAFGPAIDRLIAELPVPVLKPNEAMFRAAIAQGENIGMLATFGPSVGTMTDEFDEFVRESKSPGRITTILVDKAMERLRAGDADTHNTLIAARAPELSTMDAIMLAHFSTSRAAEAVRASVKVPVLTAPDAAVDRMKQLIV; from the coding sequence ATGCCGTCTCCCCGCATCGTCCTCCTTCACGCAACGCCGGTTGCAGTCGATCCCATTCGCGAAGCCTTCGCGCGCCGCTGGCCCGAAGCCGAGACCGTCAATCTCCTCGACGACTCACTCAGCGTCGATCGCGCGAGAGAGAGCGAGCTCACCGAGAAGATGATCGAGCGTTTCGTCGCTTTCGGACGCTACGCGCATCGCATCGGCGCCGACGGCATTCTCATCACGTGCTCGGCGTTCGGACCGGCGATCGATCGGCTGATCGCGGAACTTCCGGTTCCGGTGCTCAAACCCAACGAAGCGATGTTCCGCGCCGCTATCGCGCAAGGCGAGAACATTGGCATGCTGGCAACGTTTGGGCCTTCGGTCGGCACGATGACGGATGAATTCGACGAGTTCGTTCGCGAGTCGAAGTCGCCCGGCCGGATCACGACGATCCTGGTCGACAAGGCGATGGAACGCCTTCGCGCGGGCGACGCCGACACGCACAACACGCTGATCGCGGCGCGCGCGCCGGAACTGAGCACGATGGACGCGATCATGCTGGCGCATTTCTCGACGTCACGCGCCGCCGAAGCCGTGCGCGCGTCCGTGAAGGTGCCGGTGCTCACCGCGCCGGATGCCGCCGTCGATCGTATGAAGCAGCTGATCGTGTGA
- a CDS encoding endonuclease/exonuclease/phosphatase family protein: MSVIRFATWNIHGGVGRDGRFDLTRVVELLKRAAPDVVALQEVDSRRAGPAQEHPFVFLRNALGPHGAEAKAITGADGDYGQLLISRWPLTNIRIHDISVAKNEPRRAIEADVEAPAGVVRVVATHLGLSFGERRRQTDTLVALAEQPAPVLVMMGDFNDWIWRGRVHSVMQRVLPGRTWVRTFPSRFPLIRLDRLHCRPREALGRSWTDPDASAISDHLPVFAEIRLPVGQAK; encoded by the coding sequence GTGAGCGTCATACGTTTTGCGACCTGGAATATTCATGGCGGGGTTGGTCGCGACGGACGTTTCGATCTGACGCGCGTGGTCGAATTATTGAAGCGCGCCGCGCCGGATGTTGTTGCGTTGCAGGAGGTCGACTCACGCCGCGCTGGGCCGGCGCAGGAGCATCCGTTCGTCTTTCTGCGTAACGCGCTGGGGCCGCACGGCGCGGAGGCGAAAGCGATCACGGGCGCGGACGGCGACTATGGGCAACTGCTGATCAGCCGTTGGCCGCTCACAAACATCCGCATCCACGACATTTCGGTCGCAAAGAACGAGCCGCGCCGCGCGATCGAGGCCGACGTCGAAGCTCCGGCCGGGGTTGTGCGCGTTGTCGCTACGCATCTCGGGCTGTCGTTCGGTGAGCGGCGGCGGCAGACGGATACGTTGGTTGCGCTCGCCGAACAGCCTGCGCCTGTGCTCGTGATGATGGGCGATTTCAACGACTGGATCTGGCGCGGGAGGGTCCACAGCGTCATGCAGCGCGTTTTGCCAGGGCGCACCTGGGTGCGTACCTTTCCCTCGCGATTTCCGCTCATCCGGCTCGACCGGTTGCATTGCCGGCCGCGGGAGGCGCTGGGGCGCAGCTGGACCGATCCGGACGCCAGCGCGATCTCCGATCATTTGCCGGTTTTCGCCGAGATACGCCTGCCGGTGGGGCAGGCCAAATAG
- a CDS encoding VTT domain-containing protein gives MQVLRKPDAAPAPPDNEACLVPSPGRNVWRVEKAPRAAILIDAAAYYAAARAALMAAKHSVFIIGWDIDSRCRLVGESCEADDGLPASFSDFLIALTKRRPELQINILLWDYSLLYAFERELFPNWRWQLPKQIRLCLDNRLPIGSSQHQKIVVVDDALAFSGGLDLTNHRWDTPEHKLHHPGRVTPDGRPYGPFHDVQALVDGDAARAIAEIARGRWNDACGKAPKPLQRRDNVWPGGLEPDLRDIDVGIARTQPIGAYHREVREVEALFLDMLDGAEREIYIENQFLTYAPFAEKLAETLRRKPALEVVIVSPQSYGSWVEANSMLNGRIRFMKIVDDAGVSSRVRFVCPEVRDGEEIGHTMVHSKICIVDDRLLRVGSANLNNRSMGADTECDLVFIAKTDEQRAAVRKVRNTLLGEHCGVGAETIAQQLERKASLVGIVDATASNGHALQPIDDGDDDADDLAGAIEGIADPPQPLAAELSSGKAADWLARVKPLTILKLVLVVLAMAALPLAWHFTPLSKYANPEATRLTFAAINGSVWAPFVVVGAFVAGGLIAFPVTVLILVTAATFGPVVGLAYATAGSLASAVVLYLIGAWLGQDYVRRLLGGRLDRIRRGIVDRGVVAVALVRIIPIAPYSFVNLAAGAISVRLPHFVLGTLLGMAPGLVVMSLLGHQVFQIISEPTIGSVAALLLAITAWIAVSICVQIFASRKQRRGS, from the coding sequence ATGCAGGTGCTGAGGAAGCCCGACGCCGCTCCCGCGCCGCCGGACAATGAGGCGTGTCTGGTGCCAAGCCCCGGACGCAACGTCTGGCGCGTCGAGAAGGCACCGCGGGCCGCGATATTGATCGATGCAGCGGCATACTATGCGGCGGCACGCGCCGCACTGATGGCTGCGAAGCATTCGGTTTTCATCATCGGTTGGGATATCGACAGCCGCTGCCGGCTGGTTGGCGAAAGCTGCGAGGCAGATGACGGTTTGCCCGCGTCCTTTTCGGATTTCCTGATCGCGCTGACGAAACGGCGGCCCGAGCTGCAGATCAACATTCTGCTTTGGGACTATTCGCTGCTCTACGCGTTCGAGCGCGAGTTGTTTCCGAATTGGCGTTGGCAACTCCCGAAGCAAATCAGACTCTGCCTCGATAATCGTTTGCCGATCGGATCGTCTCAACATCAAAAGATCGTCGTCGTCGACGACGCGCTCGCTTTTTCGGGCGGCCTCGATTTGACGAACCATCGTTGGGATACGCCTGAGCACAAGCTGCACCATCCGGGCCGCGTGACGCCGGACGGTCGGCCTTACGGTCCATTCCATGACGTGCAGGCGTTGGTCGATGGCGATGCGGCGCGCGCTATCGCGGAGATCGCACGCGGACGATGGAATGATGCGTGCGGGAAAGCTCCGAAGCCGCTGCAGCGCAGAGACAACGTGTGGCCTGGTGGCCTTGAGCCGGACTTGCGTGACATCGATGTCGGCATTGCGCGGACGCAGCCGATCGGCGCGTATCACCGCGAAGTGCGCGAAGTCGAGGCGCTGTTTCTCGACATGCTCGATGGCGCCGAACGCGAGATCTACATCGAAAATCAGTTTCTCACCTACGCGCCGTTCGCCGAGAAGCTAGCCGAAACCTTGCGGCGAAAACCTGCGCTCGAAGTCGTGATCGTTTCGCCGCAAAGTTATGGCTCGTGGGTCGAGGCAAACTCGATGCTCAACGGCCGCATTCGCTTCATGAAGATCGTCGATGATGCGGGTGTCTCATCGCGCGTGCGTTTCGTCTGTCCAGAGGTGCGCGACGGCGAGGAGATCGGTCACACGATGGTGCATTCCAAGATTTGCATCGTTGACGATCGCTTACTGCGGGTCGGCTCCGCCAATCTCAACAACCGCTCGATGGGCGCGGACACGGAATGCGATCTTGTCTTTATCGCGAAGACCGACGAGCAGCGCGCGGCTGTGCGCAAAGTCCGCAATACGCTGCTCGGCGAACATTGCGGCGTCGGTGCCGAGACGATTGCGCAGCAGCTCGAGCGGAAAGCGTCGCTGGTTGGCATTGTTGATGCTACGGCGTCAAACGGGCACGCTTTGCAGCCGATCGACGATGGAGACGATGACGCGGATGATCTTGCTGGCGCGATCGAAGGCATCGCGGATCCGCCGCAGCCGTTGGCGGCCGAGTTGTCGTCCGGCAAAGCCGCCGATTGGTTGGCGCGCGTGAAGCCGCTTACGATCCTGAAATTGGTGCTGGTCGTGCTCGCTATGGCGGCTCTGCCGCTTGCCTGGCATTTCACGCCGCTGTCGAAATATGCGAACCCCGAAGCAACGCGACTGACCTTTGCGGCGATCAACGGCTCTGTATGGGCGCCATTCGTCGTTGTCGGCGCATTCGTTGCCGGCGGACTGATCGCATTTCCCGTGACGGTGCTGATCCTGGTGACGGCCGCGACATTCGGGCCGGTGGTGGGCCTTGCCTATGCGACGGCCGGATCGCTCGCAAGCGCCGTTGTGCTGTATCTGATCGGCGCGTGGCTCGGGCAAGATTATGTAAGGCGTCTTCTCGGCGGGCGGCTCGATCGCATCCGGCGCGGCATCGTCGATCGCGGTGTCGTTGCGGTCGCGCTTGTGCGCATTATTCCGATCGCGCCGTATTCGTTCGTCAATCTCGCAGCCGGCGCAATTAGCGTTCGCTTGCCGCATTTCGTGCTCGGCACGCTGCTTGGGATGGCGCCGGGTCTCGTCGTGATGTCGCTGCTTGGACATCAGGTGTTTCAGATCATCTCAGAGCCGACGATCGGCAGCGTCGCGGCGCTACTTCTGGCAATCACCGCATGGATCGCGGTGTCGATCTGTGTGCAGATATTCGCATCACGAAAGCAGAGGCGCGGTTCGTGA
- a CDS encoding DUF6476 family protein translates to MTTTAPPDEEPLDPQAAAVFSKVKRIMGISMALTGLAIAGVFILIGYRVSQSGKPPAETAAITLPAGARVVSTAVSADRIAVTVEAGGRTDVLLYDLYTLQPRGKLSLGAP, encoded by the coding sequence ATGACTACAACTGCGCCGCCGGATGAAGAGCCGCTCGACCCGCAAGCGGCTGCCGTCTTTAGCAAAGTTAAGCGCATCATGGGAATTTCGATGGCGCTGACGGGGCTCGCGATCGCGGGCGTCTTCATCCTGATCGGCTATCGGGTGTCCCAAAGCGGCAAACCGCCGGCCGAAACGGCCGCGATCACGTTGCCGGCCGGGGCTCGGGTGGTTTCGACGGCGGTTTCAGCCGACCGGATCGCCGTCACGGTCGAGGCCGGCGGGCGCACCGACGTGCTGCTTTACGACCTTTATACGCTGCAACCGCGTGGCAAGCTGTCCCTCGGAGCCCCGTAA
- a CDS encoding RluA family pseudouridine synthase produces the protein MTLPHTETITTFAEEKGERLDILLAGRLDGVSRSRLKALILAGHVIHEAAQGPKPLTDPGYRIAGGETIAITVPPAEPAAPEGENIPLNVVYEDDQLIVIDKPRGLVVHPAAGNWTGTLVNALIAHCGETLSGIGGVRRPGIVHRLDKDTTGLMVVAKTDKAHKKLAAQFADHGRTGPLTRGYLAFVWGAPDRPRGTVDAPLDRHPHQREKQAVRQSGREAITHWELRETYRNDDAKKAASAPVASLIACKLETGRTHQIRVHMAHVGHPLLGDETYGTGFKTKIAKLPEAAQTALGSLGRQALHAYLLGFEHPVTGEHLEFESKLPADLGRLRDGLKS, from the coding sequence ATGACACTTCCTCATACCGAAACCATCACGACCTTCGCCGAGGAGAAGGGTGAGCGGCTCGACATCCTGCTGGCCGGCCGGCTCGACGGTGTCTCGCGCTCGCGCTTGAAGGCTTTGATCCTCGCCGGCCACGTGATCCACGAAGCCGCCCAAGGGCCGAAGCCATTGACGGACCCCGGGTACCGCATCGCTGGAGGCGAGACAATCGCTATCACGGTGCCGCCGGCCGAGCCTGCTGCGCCTGAAGGCGAGAACATCCCGCTTAATGTGGTCTACGAAGACGACCAGCTGATCGTCATCGACAAGCCGCGCGGCCTGGTTGTTCACCCGGCCGCCGGCAATTGGACCGGCACACTGGTGAATGCCTTGATCGCCCATTGCGGCGAAACCCTATCGGGCATCGGCGGCGTGCGGCGGCCCGGCATCGTGCACCGCCTCGACAAGGACACGACCGGCTTAATGGTCGTCGCGAAAACCGACAAAGCGCACAAGAAACTCGCGGCTCAATTCGCCGACCACGGCCGCACCGGGCCGTTGACGCGCGGCTATCTCGCCTTTGTCTGGGGCGCGCCGGACCGGCCGCGCGGCACCGTCGATGCGCCGCTCGATCGTCATCCCCATCAGCGCGAGAAACAGGCCGTGCGCCAAAGCGGCCGCGAAGCCATCACGCATTGGGAATTGCGCGAAACATACCGAAACGACGACGCCAAGAAGGCCGCATCGGCTCCCGTAGCCTCGCTCATCGCCTGCAAGCTCGAGACAGGGCGGACGCACCAAATCCGCGTCCACATGGCGCATGTCGGCCATCCGTTGCTTGGCGATGAGACCTACGGCACCGGCTTCAAGACGAAGATCGCAAAGCTCCCCGAAGCCGCGCAAACCGCACTCGGATCGCTCGGCCGTCAGGCCTTGCACGCCTATCTGCTCGGCTTCGAGCACCCGGTCACCGGCGAGCATCTGGAGTTCGAATCGAAGCTCCCGGCCGACCTCGGCCGCTTGCGCGACGGGCTCAAGTCTTAA